The following are encoded in a window of Brevibacillus sp. DP1.3A genomic DNA:
- a CDS encoding nitroreductase family protein has translation MEKVIDQKAFMDVIRERRSVRHYDPTAKISRDELKEMLREATLAPSSSNLQPWRFLIIDEQPLKEKLLPIAFNQKQVVEAAAIIAVLADYEGYKQAGSIYKKAVEAGYMTEEVKATLIDNINKRYENRDRAIIKEIALVDGGLVSMQLMLVAKARGYDTVPMGGYNSEKFKEAFQIPEQYETVMLIAVGKAAEPGHPTTRLDVDEITFWNEMPSK, from the coding sequence ATGGAAAAAGTCATCGATCAAAAGGCTTTTATGGACGTCATTCGGGAGCGTCGTTCCGTACGTCATTACGATCCAACAGCAAAAATCTCACGGGATGAACTCAAGGAAATGTTGAGAGAAGCGACTTTGGCACCTTCCAGCTCCAATCTCCAGCCATGGCGGTTTTTGATTATCGATGAACAGCCATTGAAAGAGAAGCTGCTCCCCATCGCATTTAACCAAAAGCAGGTGGTAGAGGCTGCGGCGATTATTGCAGTCCTGGCTGATTATGAGGGCTACAAGCAAGCCGGGAGCATTTACAAAAAAGCGGTAGAAGCAGGCTACATGACAGAGGAAGTAAAAGCTACACTCATCGACAACATTAACAAGCGTTATGAGAATCGGGATCGAGCAATCATCAAGGAAATTGCTTTGGTAGACGGAGGTCTCGTCTCGATGCAATTGATGCTCGTTGCCAAGGCAAGAGGGTATGACACGGTGCCAATGGGAGGCTATAACAGCGAGAAATTTAAGGAAGCTTTCCAAATCCCAGAACAATATGAAACGGTCATGTTGATTGCAGTCGGCAAGGCGGCAGAGCCTGGTCATCCGACTACTCGCCTGGATGTAGACGAGATTACGTTCTGGAATGAGATGCCGAGTAAATAA
- a CDS encoding ABC transporter permease produces the protein MSDFLFNPLLVKEMRERFRSRKTMLILAVYLFVMGGIPMGFLLMAPLKAESLGDNRDLFLISAGIHYAMICFVAPALTAGAISGERERQTLHILLTTQLSTRTIILSKLITSLAFSTLLLVASMPLYSIVMLYGSVSPEQMAQLVLFLAVNMFFLGSLGLFCSTWIKRTSISTVTTYGIAFFFVVGTGLLFFFIGESLQQTYPERYVNSDVWNMYELQMLAGTNPIIVLFDILGESFDQSDDISFAPWLFFSCVYVVLSFVLVIWSAYLLKPIRRKWWSWKKRPVRVQ, from the coding sequence GTGAGCGACTTCTTGTTCAATCCTCTTTTGGTCAAAGAAATGCGGGAAAGATTCCGCTCGAGAAAGACCATGCTCATATTAGCGGTTTACTTGTTTGTCATGGGGGGAATACCGATGGGCTTTTTGCTCATGGCCCCCTTAAAGGCCGAATCGTTAGGGGATAATCGGGATTTGTTTCTGATATCCGCGGGGATACACTACGCGATGATTTGCTTTGTGGCACCTGCACTGACTGCTGGCGCGATCAGTGGAGAGAGAGAACGCCAAACCTTGCATATTTTGCTGACGACCCAGTTGTCGACGCGCACCATAATTTTGAGCAAGCTCATTACGTCTTTGGCGTTCTCCACGCTGCTCTTGGTTGCATCGATGCCTTTGTACAGTATTGTGATGCTTTACGGAAGCGTCTCCCCGGAACAAATGGCGCAGCTCGTCCTGTTTCTCGCGGTGAATATGTTTTTTCTCGGGTCGTTGGGGTTGTTCTGCTCCACCTGGATTAAACGAACGTCGATCTCGACGGTCACCACATACGGCATTGCCTTCTTTTTTGTAGTAGGTACTGGCTTGCTGTTCTTTTTCATCGGTGAGTCCTTGCAACAGACGTATCCAGAACGGTACGTCAATTCGGATGTATGGAACATGTATGAGCTGCAGATGCTGGCAGGGACGAACCCTATCATCGTGTTGTTCGATATTTTAGGCGAGTCATTCGATCAATCCGATGACATCAGTTTTGCGCCGTGGTTGTTTTTCTCATGTGTGTACGTGGTTCTTTCCTTTGTACTCGTCATCTGGAGCGCTTATTTGCTAAAACCAATCCGCCGAAAATGGTGGAGTTGGAAGAAACGACCTGTTCGTGTACAATGA
- a CDS encoding DUF1292 domain-containing protein translates to MTEENKDLELGDIITLDDENGEPLGDFEVLAMFDLNGKEYIALAEAVEDEESEEDEEVDIFVFQVDGGEMVPLEEDEESTVYAKLNEVLEGIELIKEDK, encoded by the coding sequence TTGACAGAAGAGAACAAAGACCTAGAATTGGGCGATATCATTACATTGGACGATGAAAATGGTGAACCGTTGGGGGATTTCGAAGTATTGGCTATGTTCGACCTGAACGGTAAAGAATATATTGCCTTGGCTGAAGCTGTGGAAGATGAAGAAAGCGAAGAAGATGAAGAAGTGGATATCTTCGTATTCCAAGTGGACGGCGGCGAAATGGTACCATTGGAAGAGGACGAGGAGAGCACTGTTTACGCGAAGCTGAACGAAGTGCTGGAAGGCATCGAACTCATTAAAGAAGACAAGTAA
- a CDS encoding ABC transporter ATP-binding protein codes for MVIETVHLGKRYGNLQALTDLNLSIEPGKVFGFIGPNGAGKSTTMLILSTLLEQSEGEAFVCGYNVRKDPASVRQSVGYMPDFFGVYDNLTAVEYLEFYAGAYKIPASKRRALVGDLLELVNLSHKADAFVDSLSRGMQQRLGLARCLVHDPAVLILDEPASGLDPRARIELREIMKQLREMGKTIIISSHVLPELAELCDDIGVIEKGRLIAYGSVHEVSNRDTGQSRMQVRALRNLDKAGLLLASSPYVHQLTEYMGGYRFYFQGTEQQKAELLQELLDEQVAVVYYGDSKKDLEDVFLAITEGVGME; via the coding sequence ATGGTAATCGAAACCGTTCATTTAGGAAAAAGATACGGCAATTTGCAAGCGTTGACGGATTTAAACCTTTCCATCGAGCCAGGAAAGGTGTTCGGTTTCATTGGTCCAAATGGCGCCGGAAAATCTACTACAATGCTCATCTTGTCTACCCTTCTGGAACAGAGTGAAGGGGAAGCATTTGTCTGCGGCTACAATGTACGCAAAGATCCTGCGAGTGTACGCCAGTCTGTTGGCTACATGCCCGATTTTTTTGGCGTGTACGACAATTTGACAGCGGTGGAGTATTTGGAGTTTTATGCCGGAGCGTACAAAATTCCTGCCTCCAAAAGACGGGCACTCGTCGGTGATCTTTTGGAACTAGTAAATTTGTCTCACAAAGCAGACGCTTTCGTCGACTCTTTGTCTCGAGGCATGCAACAGCGCTTGGGGCTAGCACGTTGTCTCGTACATGATCCGGCCGTGCTGATTTTGGATGAACCCGCGTCAGGACTGGATCCGAGAGCTCGTATCGAATTGCGCGAAATTATGAAGCAATTACGCGAAATGGGTAAGACGATTATTATCAGCTCCCATGTTTTGCCGGAGCTAGCCGAGTTGTGTGATGATATTGGTGTCATTGAAAAAGGCAGATTAATTGCGTATGGTTCTGTGCATGAGGTCAGCAATCGGGATACAGGACAAAGCCGGATGCAAGTAAGGGCCCTGCGGAATTTGGACAAAGCGGGACTTCTGTTAGCGAGCTCTCCGTATGTACATCAATTGACAGAATACATGGGAGGCTATCGCTTCTACTTTCAAGGGACGGAGCAACAAAAAGCTGAATTGCTTCAAGAACTGCTGGATGAGCAGGTCGCAGTCGTCTACTATGGCGATTCCAAGAAAGATTTAGAAGACGTCTTCTTAGCGATTACGGAAGGAGTCGGTATGGAGTGA
- a CDS encoding type IIA DNA topoisomerase subunit B: protein MKETETQQTLTYTEEDIQVLEGLIAVRKRPGMYIGSTGSRGLHHLLWEIVDNAKDESLAGVNDSIIVTLYKDGSVSVEDHGRGIPTGMHKTGRPVPEVIFTTLHAGGKFGGGGYKKSGGLHGVGSSVVVALSKWLEVEIHREGKIHKQRFEYVVDANGTEHVGKPVTGLEITGNTKRTGTTVRFLPDDAVFGNARFDYETIRDRFRETAFLLKKLRMVLIDERGPEKKREEFYFEDGLKSYVSYLNEGKNTLHPIVYFEGEKDNIYVELAFQYNDGYAETLVSYVNSIVTTDGGTHVTGFRNGTTRIFNEFARKKGYLKEKDPNLTGNDLREGFLGVLSLQMADVQFESQTKDKLGNEEARAIVEQIVSEKLGFFLEENPEIGKLLIDKALRSAEIREELRKQREALRGDKKGKTAKKRKSISEKFTPPQYRDSKRNELFLVEGDSAGGSAKQARNSEFQALFSLRGKPLNTEKAKLSEVLANEEFRTILEVLETDIGEEFSIENCAFDKVIIMSDADVDGSHIQTLLLTFFFRYMRPMIAAGHLYIAQPPLYQVKKQSKGKQTEGIYCWSDYELEQALKKAGRGAEVQRYKGLGEMNADQLWETTMDPETRKLIKVELEDLAHCEKLVTVLMGDKVPPRREWIENHVTFEVGEDE, encoded by the coding sequence TTGAAGGAAACAGAAACACAGCAAACACTAACGTACACAGAAGAAGATATTCAGGTCTTAGAAGGCTTGATTGCCGTTCGAAAGCGGCCTGGAATGTACATCGGCTCCACGGGCTCGCGTGGCCTGCATCATCTGCTGTGGGAAATTGTAGATAACGCCAAAGACGAGTCGCTTGCCGGCGTTAACGATAGCATCATCGTTACATTGTACAAGGATGGCAGTGTCAGTGTAGAAGACCATGGACGCGGAATTCCAACGGGTATGCACAAAACCGGCCGACCTGTACCAGAAGTTATTTTTACGACGCTCCATGCCGGTGGTAAATTCGGTGGTGGCGGATATAAAAAAAGTGGTGGCTTGCACGGGGTAGGCTCCAGTGTCGTTGTGGCCTTGTCCAAATGGCTTGAGGTCGAAATCCACCGGGAAGGCAAAATTCATAAGCAACGCTTTGAATATGTTGTGGATGCAAATGGAACCGAGCATGTCGGTAAACCGGTTACCGGTCTTGAAATTACAGGGAACACGAAACGCACAGGAACAACGGTACGTTTTTTGCCGGATGACGCGGTGTTTGGCAATGCTCGCTTTGACTATGAGACGATTCGTGATCGTTTTCGTGAGACGGCATTCCTTCTGAAAAAGCTGCGCATGGTTTTGATTGACGAGCGCGGACCTGAAAAGAAACGGGAAGAGTTTTACTTCGAAGATGGCTTGAAATCATACGTTTCTTACTTGAATGAGGGGAAAAATACGCTCCATCCGATCGTTTACTTCGAAGGGGAAAAGGACAATATCTACGTCGAGTTGGCTTTTCAGTACAATGACGGCTATGCAGAGACACTAGTGTCCTATGTCAACTCAATTGTAACGACGGATGGCGGAACTCATGTCACAGGCTTCCGCAACGGTACGACCCGGATCTTTAACGAATTTGCCCGGAAAAAAGGGTACTTGAAAGAAAAGGACCCGAACTTGACTGGAAACGATTTGCGGGAAGGTTTCCTCGGTGTATTGTCATTGCAAATGGCTGACGTCCAGTTTGAGTCCCAAACAAAAGACAAGCTGGGGAACGAAGAAGCACGGGCAATTGTAGAACAGATTGTTTCCGAAAAGCTAGGCTTCTTCCTCGAGGAAAATCCGGAAATAGGCAAGCTGCTGATTGACAAGGCGTTGCGTTCTGCTGAGATTCGCGAAGAGCTGCGCAAACAACGCGAAGCCCTGCGCGGCGACAAGAAAGGCAAAACCGCGAAAAAGCGCAAATCGATTTCGGAAAAGTTTACTCCGCCGCAATACAGAGACTCCAAGCGCAATGAGCTCTTCCTCGTCGAGGGGGATTCCGCGGGTGGCTCTGCAAAACAGGCGCGTAATTCAGAGTTCCAAGCCTTGTTTAGCCTGCGCGGGAAGCCGTTGAACACGGAAAAAGCAAAGCTTTCCGAGGTATTGGCGAATGAAGAGTTCCGCACGATCCTAGAGGTGCTTGAAACCGATATTGGCGAAGAGTTTTCCATCGAAAACTGTGCATTTGACAAAGTGATCATCATGTCTGACGCGGACGTTGACGGCTCGCACATTCAAACGCTGCTACTGACCTTCTTCTTCCGCTACATGCGCCCGATGATTGCAGCAGGTCACTTGTATATTGCCCAACCGCCTTTGTATCAGGTGAAAAAGCAGAGCAAAGGCAAGCAGACAGAGGGGATTTACTGTTGGAGCGATTACGAGCTGGAACAGGCGTTGAAAAAGGCTGGACGCGGTGCTGAAGTACAGCGCTACAAAGGATTGGGTGAGATGAACGCCGATCAGCTCTGGGAAACAACCATGGACCCTGAGACGCGCAAGCTCATTAAGGTTGAACTGGAAGACCTCGCTCACTGTGAGAAGCTGGTAACCGTTTTGATGGGTGACAAAGTCCCACCTCGGCGTGAGTGGATCGAGAACCACGTCACCTTTGAAGTGGGGGAGGATGAATAA
- a CDS encoding metallophosphoesterase family protein, translating to MKRLLAISDIHGELEKLESLMEQVQYDPQNDQLILLGDYVDRGPESKGVVDKVKQLHAEGAIVLMGNHDHMMVKSFDQDPVFIERWFRNGAQKTLASYGHAAADTESGAPEALEITSSVKEHLEFLAGLDCYYETDDYIFVHGGVHPETPVAETDPYLLMWIRDEFHKGYQGEKTVVFGHTPTSSLHGKHDVFYGENKIIGIDGGAVFGGRLHCLELPSRKVYSVE from the coding sequence ATGAAAAGATTGTTGGCAATCAGCGATATTCATGGGGAATTGGAGAAACTGGAATCGTTGATGGAGCAAGTTCAGTACGATCCACAAAACGATCAATTGATCCTGCTAGGTGATTATGTAGACCGTGGACCAGAGTCGAAAGGAGTCGTCGACAAGGTAAAACAGCTCCATGCAGAAGGGGCAATCGTGTTGATGGGCAATCATGATCATATGATGGTTAAGTCATTCGACCAAGACCCTGTCTTTATCGAACGATGGTTCCGAAACGGCGCACAAAAGACGTTGGCGAGCTATGGTCATGCCGCAGCAGATACGGAGTCTGGCGCACCGGAGGCCTTGGAAATCACTTCTTCAGTCAAAGAGCATCTGGAATTTTTGGCTGGCTTGGACTGCTATTATGAAACCGATGATTATATTTTTGTTCACGGGGGTGTACATCCCGAGACTCCGGTTGCAGAGACTGACCCGTACCTGCTGATGTGGATACGTGATGAATTCCATAAAGGTTACCAGGGTGAGAAGACTGTTGTTTTTGGTCACACGCCAACCAGTTCTTTGCACGGTAAACATGATGTGTTTTACGGTGAAAATAAAATCATCGGCATTGACGGAGGTGCCGTATTCGGCGGTCGTCTGCATTGCTTGGAGCTGCCCAGCCGAAAGGTTTACTCGGTAGAGTAA
- a CDS encoding general stress protein: MISATKPFVKFHKYDAELASDVHALNSAGYNSDDIWVLKWNPDKNHSNQRNNFYKYSTHFESAVGHIDSMAHFFDNGGKELRTRLEKLGLTKDECSALVRELQETDYTCLLVVRDLKDNIIKMND, translated from the coding sequence TTGATCAGTGCTACCAAGCCGTTTGTCAAATTCCATAAGTATGATGCTGAGCTAGCTTCTGACGTTCATGCGTTAAATTCTGCCGGATACAACAGTGATGACATCTGGGTTTTGAAATGGAATCCTGATAAAAATCACTCCAATCAACGAAACAATTTTTATAAATACAGTACCCACTTTGAAAGTGCCGTCGGTCACATTGACAGTATGGCGCATTTCTTTGACAATGGTGGGAAAGAACTCCGTACCCGTCTCGAAAAGCTAGGTCTTACCAAAGACGAGTGCTCGGCATTGGTTCGGGAACTGCAAGAAACGGATTATACATGCCTTCTCGTTGTACGAGACCTTAAGGATAACATTATTAAAATGAATGACTGA
- the parC gene encoding DNA topoisomerase IV subunit A gives MLSNQVINQSFAEIMGKRFGDYANLVILSRAIPDARDGLKPVQRRILYAMYQEGNTNDKPYRKSAKTVGYVMGTYHPHGDSAIYETMVRMAQWWKMRQVLIQGHGNFGSLDADPPAAMRYTESRLSALANELLRDIEKDTVTFIPNYDNSAQQPAVLPSRFPNLLVNGAAGIAVGFATDIPTHNLGEVIDAAVAQMKNPNISLDELMQHVKGPDFPTGGIVQGLSGIRKAFETGRGQFIIRGKTHVEEPKGGKIKKIVVSEIPYEVVKSKLVGQIDELVMDRKIEGALAVRDETGRKEAEQKKVRIVVDIRKEADEQAILNYLYKNTDLQIYYNYNMNVIHEGTIRQMGLKALLGAYIDHQKEVVTNRCQFDLNRKQSREHIVEGLIRAKSILRQIVDTIMDSEDRADAKKNIMEKYGFTENQADAILSIQLASLTRLDIVKLEKELATLAKEIEELKSILASEKKLIQVITGELNEIKKKYAEERLTEIQGEIEEIKIDIAMQINAEDCIVTLTNEGYIKRTSPRSFKSVGGTLETCGVKEGDRVRYFMETNTSHTALFFTQDGKYFATLVNAFPDDKWKDIGSALVNIIPLEKNQRIVGFTIVETFKQPLYVYHVSKNGLMKKTALSEYETNRSSALVAAKLKADDDEFVNVFVADEAGAILGATKDGMGIRFHRSEVSATGRASSGVKAIALAPGDDVITMLPIEEVDSRAFSLLTAEGVVKRTAIAAIPLQARAGKGVQLIRKRKNNPHELVAMFIEETVYTWTSQNEWTLVETEQVIVNEQGGIGRQLVEGGVKAVAFETILPTDEPKDEATAKGSGDGAGTASQQKRPNAQANLFDGDHRE, from the coding sequence ATGCTGTCCAATCAAGTTATTAATCAGAGCTTCGCGGAGATTATGGGAAAGCGCTTCGGGGACTATGCCAACCTGGTTATTCTCTCACGCGCGATCCCTGATGCTCGCGATGGACTAAAACCGGTACAGCGCCGTATTTTGTATGCCATGTACCAAGAAGGCAATACGAACGATAAACCATACCGGAAATCAGCGAAAACAGTCGGGTACGTGATGGGTACCTATCACCCGCACGGTGACTCGGCGATTTACGAAACGATGGTGAGGATGGCGCAATGGTGGAAAATGCGTCAGGTGCTCATTCAAGGCCACGGAAACTTTGGTAGCTTGGACGCAGACCCGCCAGCCGCTATGCGTTATACCGAATCCAGATTGTCGGCATTGGCCAATGAGCTACTGCGCGATATTGAAAAGGATACGGTTACATTTATCCCGAACTACGACAACTCCGCTCAACAACCGGCAGTATTGCCTTCACGGTTTCCCAATCTACTCGTGAATGGCGCTGCCGGGATCGCGGTTGGTTTTGCAACGGACATCCCTACTCACAATTTGGGCGAAGTCATCGATGCGGCTGTTGCCCAAATGAAGAACCCGAATATCTCGCTGGATGAGCTGATGCAGCACGTCAAAGGTCCGGATTTTCCGACAGGCGGCATTGTCCAAGGGCTGTCCGGAATTCGCAAGGCGTTTGAGACAGGCCGTGGTCAATTCATCATTCGCGGGAAGACCCATGTAGAGGAGCCAAAAGGCGGCAAGATCAAAAAAATCGTCGTTTCTGAAATTCCTTACGAAGTGGTCAAGTCGAAGCTCGTTGGTCAAATCGATGAGCTCGTAATGGATCGCAAAATCGAGGGAGCACTGGCGGTGCGCGATGAAACCGGTCGCAAAGAGGCCGAGCAGAAAAAAGTTCGTATCGTAGTGGATATTCGCAAGGAAGCGGATGAGCAGGCGATTCTCAACTACCTGTACAAAAATACGGATCTGCAAATCTATTACAATTACAACATGAACGTGATTCATGAGGGGACCATCCGCCAGATGGGACTCAAGGCTTTATTGGGGGCGTACATCGACCACCAAAAAGAAGTCGTCACGAATCGCTGTCAATTTGATCTGAATCGAAAGCAAAGCCGCGAGCATATCGTGGAAGGCTTGATTCGCGCCAAGTCCATTTTGCGTCAGATCGTCGATACGATTATGGATTCGGAAGACCGTGCAGATGCCAAGAAAAACATCATGGAGAAATACGGCTTCACCGAAAACCAAGCAGATGCGATCTTGAGCATTCAGCTCGCTTCCTTGACACGTTTGGATATCGTCAAGCTGGAAAAAGAATTGGCTACGCTGGCAAAAGAAATCGAGGAGCTGAAGTCGATTTTGGCGAGCGAGAAAAAGCTGATTCAAGTCATTACAGGCGAACTGAACGAGATCAAGAAAAAATACGCAGAAGAGCGCCTGACAGAAATCCAGGGTGAGATCGAGGAAATTAAAATCGATATTGCGATGCAAATCAATGCAGAGGATTGCATCGTAACCCTCACAAACGAAGGATATATCAAGCGGACGAGTCCGCGCTCCTTCAAATCAGTGGGGGGAACGTTGGAGACATGTGGGGTAAAAGAAGGAGACCGTGTCCGTTATTTCATGGAGACCAATACGTCTCACACTGCTCTCTTCTTTACTCAGGACGGTAAATACTTTGCTACACTGGTCAACGCCTTCCCGGACGATAAGTGGAAGGATATCGGTTCCGCCCTCGTCAACATCATCCCGTTGGAGAAGAATCAGCGGATCGTTGGCTTTACGATCGTAGAAACCTTCAAACAACCGCTGTATGTGTACCATGTAAGTAAAAATGGTTTGATGAAAAAGACGGCGTTGTCCGAATACGAAACGAATCGTTCCAGTGCGTTGGTAGCTGCGAAGCTGAAAGCAGACGATGACGAGTTTGTGAATGTATTTGTGGCTGACGAAGCTGGGGCGATACTCGGTGCTACGAAAGATGGCATGGGCATTCGATTCCATCGCAGTGAAGTCAGCGCAACGGGTAGAGCGTCGAGCGGGGTAAAAGCAATCGCACTTGCTCCTGGTGACGATGTCATCACGATGCTACCGATTGAGGAAGTCGATTCTCGTGCCTTTAGCTTGTTGACGGCTGAAGGGGTTGTAAAACGCACAGCAATTGCTGCGATCCCACTCCAGGCTCGCGCAGGAAAAGGCGTACAGTTGATTCGTAAACGAAAAAATAATCCGCATGAGCTTGTTGCGATGTTCATCGAGGAAACAGTTTATACTTGGACGTCGCAGAACGAATGGACCCTTGTCGAGACAGAGCAAGTGATCGTCAACGAGCAAGGTGGCATCGGCCGACAACTGGTGGAGGGTGGGGTAAAAGCAGTTGCTTTTGAAACCATTTTGCCGACAGATGAACCGAAGGACGAAGCGACTGCAAAAGGCTCAGGAGACGGAGCTGGCACAGCAAGCCAACAGAAAAGGCCTAATGCCCAGGCCAACCTGTTCGATGGAGATCATCGTGAATAA